In Triticum aestivum cultivar Chinese Spring chromosome 5B, IWGSC CS RefSeq v2.1, whole genome shotgun sequence, the following proteins share a genomic window:
- the LOC123113195 gene encoding protein WHAT'S THIS FACTOR 9, mitochondrial → MPLLPRRPPAALYVPVRGLLEARVPWGRDRALDHVVERERHLVPFLLTKDALLTAAPPPHAVPLHALPSTIPFPFRPLRFLRLYASAFALSPHPVTVSPTHRLSALHLDEAQAVDATRADAADRLLRLLMLAPSRALPLHLVARIRLDLGLPSDFPRSLLPHYPDYFALSADGRLLELVCYRKDLAVSAVQSYAQRTGGYKVGDPIAFQLSFPRGFELDKNVRKWLDEWQKLPYISPYEDGSHLAPRSDITEKRTVAVLHEALSLTVGKKMEKEVLVKLGEALRLPPGFRKVLARHPGIFYLSHKLRTQTVVLREAYRRHMLVDKHPMMGIRYQFLHLMHMGREEAGKAKGKERKTIRGDQMMGDEYGADGENEDDYDDEEDEEEDEENIEAGVASEEEESDDEDTENRGETGEPQQAAN, encoded by the coding sequence ATGCCGCTGCTGCCGCGCCGGCCGCCGGCGGCGCTCTACGTCCCGGTGCGGGGCCTCCTCGAGGCCCGCGTGCCGTGGGGCCGGGACCGCGCGCTGGACCATGTCGTGGAGCGGGAGCGCCACCTCGTGCCCTTCCTCCTCACCAAGGACGCGCTGCtcacggccgcgccgccgccgcacgccgtgcCGCTCCACGCGCTGCCctccaccatccccttcccctTCCGCCCGCTCCGCTTCCTCCGCCTCTACGCCTCCGCCTTCGCGCTCTCCCCGCACCCCGTCACCGTCTCGCCCACGCACAGGCTCAGCGCGCTCCACCTCGACGAGGCGCAGGCCGTCGACGCCACCCGCGCCGACGCCGCCGACCGCCTGCTGCGCCTCCTCATGCTCGCGCCCTCCCGCGCGCTCCCGCTCCACCTCGTCGCGCGCATCCGCCTCGACCTCGGCCTCCCCTCCGACTTCCCCCGCTCGCTCCTCCCGCACTACCCGGACTACTTCGCGCTCTCCGCCGACGGCCGCCTCCTCGAGCTCGTCTGCTACCGGAAGGACCTAGCCGTGTCGGCCGTGCAGTCCTACGCGCAGCGGACCGGCGGGTACAAGGTCGGCGACCCCATCGCCTTCCAGCTCTCGTTCCCCCGTGGATTTGAGCTCGACAAGAACGTTCGCAAGTGGCTGGATGAGTGGCAGAAGCTGCCATACATCTCGCCGTACGAAGATGGTTCGCACCTGGCTCCCAGGAGCGACATCACGGAGAAGAGGACTGTGGCGGTGCTGCACGAGGCGCTCAGCCTCACGGTAGGGAAGAAGATGGAGAAGGAGGTTTTGGTCAAGCTTGGGGAGGCTCTTAGGCTACCACCAGGGTTCAGGAAGGTGCTCGCGAGGCACCCAGGTATCTTCTACCTGTCTCATAAGCTGAGGACCCAGACGGTGGTGCTCCGGGAAGCCTACCGGAGGCATATGTTGGTGGACAAACACCCAATGATGGGGATAAGGTATCAGTTCCTGCATTTGATGCATatggggagggaggaggccggtaAAGCAAAGGGCAAGGAGAGGAAGACAATTCGTGGCGACCAAATGATGGGAGACGAGTATGGTGCAGATGGGGAGAATGAGGATGACtacgatgatgaggaggatgaagaagaggatgaggagaacaTCGAAGCGGGTGTTGCTTCAGAGGAAGAGGAGAGCGATGACGAGGATACAGAGAACAGGGGAGAAACTGGAGAACCGCAACAAGCCGCTAACTGA